In Gossypium hirsutum isolate 1008001.06 chromosome D06, Gossypium_hirsutum_v2.1, whole genome shotgun sequence, one genomic interval encodes:
- the LOC121202813 gene encoding uncharacterized protein: MSEALGLVDETLRFLSFKGGSPFSARVPGLALEPCRRPTSPLPGGRSYARAPPISALKRVQRSRPWNRETKKKEKKEKLWPLPKPTSGDGEGPSTAGLRADSGLSRSDGSFIQGGQCGNQLRANFWEVICEEHGVDNTGKYNGDSDLQLERINVYYNEASGGRYVPRAVLMDLEPGTMDSIRSGPFGQTFRPDNFVFGQSGAGNNWAKGYYTEGAELIDSVLDVVRKEAENCDCLQENGDNARAKSLAALFPASNELYHIVDFNFPRLADFGAAISGANKLQCQQVIEELDVHKRLQLTLELVKKEMEISKIQVLDAIESPCTSTLFKPFCCCCLI; the protein is encoded by the exons ATGAGTGAAGCTCTAGGCCTTGTAGATGAGACACTGCGGTTTTTGAGCTTCAAG ggaggcTCCCCTTTCTCTGCTAGGGTTCCAGGCCTAGCCTTGGAACCCTGTCGCCGTCCCACTTCCCCACTGCCCGGTGGTCGAAGTTATGCGAGGGCGCCTCCTATCAGTGCGTTGAAGCGCGTTCAGAGATCAAGGCCCTGGAATAGGgaaacgaaaaagaaagaaaaaaaagaaaagctttGGCCCCTCCCTAAACCCACATCTGGCGACGGCGAAGGACCATCGACGGCAGGCCTAAGGGCCGATTCAG GTTTGAGCAGATCGGATGGTTCGTTCATCCAAGGTGGTCAATGTGGGAACCAGCTCAGGGCAAATTTCTGGGAAGTCATATGCGAGGAGCATGGAGTTGACAACACTGGAAAATATAACGGTGACTCCGACCTTCAGTTGGAGCGCATCAATGTCTACTACAATGAAGCCAGTGGTGGAAGGTATGTCCCACGCGCTGTTCTTATGGATCTGGAGCCGGGCACTATGGATTCCATCAGATCTGGTCCTTTTGGACAAACCTTTCGCCCCGATAACTTCGTCTTCGGACAGTCTGGTGCTGGCAACAACTGGGCCAAGGGTTATTACACGGAGGGAGCTGAGCTCATTGATTCTGTTCTTGATGTTGTCAGGAAAGAGGCTGAGAATTGTGATTGCTTACAAG AGAATGGAGACAATGCAAGGGCAAAGTCTTTAGCAGCACTTTTTCCTGCTTCTAATGAATTATAT CATATAGTTGATTTCAATTTTCCAAGGTTAGCAGATTTTGGAGCTGCAATATCTGGTGCAAACAAATTGCAATGCCAGCAAGTTATTGAAGAGTTGGAT GTGCATAAGCGGTTGCAACTTACACTGGAATTAGTaaaaaaggaaatggaaatcagCAAGATTCAGGTACTTGATGCCATTGAATCTCCTTGCACCTCTACGTTATTTAAacctttttgttgttgttgtttgatTTGA